CATTTTTCCCTCTAAAATGTGTATAAATTATAACTTATGTCTTCGCAATCATAATAACATGGCAGCTGATCAAAGAGACAAGAATAAGATGTTAATAAGATGTCCCTACACAAAACAAGCATTCATTCCATTCATGTGCCATCACATACACCCTTGATGCATGGCTCAAAATAGTTGAATTGTATACAACAACAGAACAGGAAGACACCTGTGTAATCTCCAGATTTTTCATAGTCTTCAATGAAGTGCTTGATAACTGGGGTGGGTATAACATAGCCTATGTTCTCCGCATCTTCATGTTTAAGAGATTGAAAAGCTATACCGACACATATGCCCCTGTCATTAAAAGCAGGACCCCCTGAATTTCCTGAATTTATAGCTGCATCTATCTGTTCATAAGCAATATCCAGTTAAAGAAGTTTCCAAAAGGGAGGTCAATCATATTTCCGTGGATTAAAAGGCAAAGCTATATGTATAAGTATGCAAAATATAACTAAATACCTGTAACCCAAGAAGCTCTGTAGAACCATGAGCATATGAAAGTATTTCTATCCTAGATACTACACCACTTGTGACTGAGATAGTATCTCCTCCAATTGGGTAACCAACAACAGTGACAGCATCCTGGAGTGCAGGCAGTGACCCAAACTCCACTGGTGAAACCCCTTTCCAGAATTCATCATCCTCTACAGTTAGCATTGCTGAAATGGAAAGATCACTTGAATTAAACAAGAAAGTTCACTTCTTGGGACTTCATTTTTCAGAAGAAGCTGCAAATTTTGAGAAAGCGTTGCTTGAATATTTGATCCAATCTGACTCGTTGGcctttaatatttttttctaaaaactgCACCATCTCTCCAGAATATTTATTCACCCATTATTATATGATATTCTGAATGTTTTTTAAAGTTTAAACAGGCAGTTTCTGAGAAAAGCTGGACAACAAGCATGTTGTAATCACAGCTCCAGGCCACTAAAACACGCACTAGCTTACAGGCGTCAGGTGCTCATTGCTCAAGCACAAAACAGCTTCCTAACAGTGCATTAAGTGCAGCACTGAAGTCTCAGAGGTTAAACACGAGCCTTAGTTATTTTATCTCAAAGGTTTCAGTTTTCACTGACACTTTAACAATTCCCTATAATCTTCTTACCCTGTCAAAACTATAACAAGATTTTTAACATAACCTCACCATGCACTCTGTTCTGTCTAACTTGATTCCTATTAGCACACAATGATATATGGTCAAATCCACAAAAATGGTGCTCGTACAGCTCTCAGATTGGAGTAGACATGTGTTAACAATTTGAAACTTGATCTTCTATTCCCACCAAACagaaaataatattctaataaTAAGAAAAGTTAAATATCAGTGACACATCTTTAATTCCAAATGCACACGATATTGAGTTGCCAAAAAGAGCTGCTACCTTTAACTGTTTCAGGCCTACATCTACAAAGCATTAGCATATTGTTGGACACTGCAGACATCAAGATTCACCATTGCAAGCATAACTACAACTAGTTCACATTAAAAGGTATATCTGTCAAATTCACAATACTTTGCAGACTAAAATAGAGACAACGAGGCGAGTCCAGGCATGCATACCAATGTCGCACTCAGTGCCAATGGCAAGGACGGTAGCGAGGTACTTGGTGTCGGAGCCGCGCTTCTTGAGCTTGACCTGGGTGTAATGCTCAACCGAGTGGGCGTTGGTGAGCACCCTGCGCCCCTCGATGATGAACCCGCTGCTGCTAGAGCTGTACTGCCGCTTCCGCTGCCATGGCAACGAGAAGTTGGGCTCGGTGTGGACGCAGAACACCTTAACCACCGCGTCCATCGACGGCACGACCTTGATCACCTGCTCCCACCGCAGGGGCTCCACCACCGCAGGGACCTCCACCACCTTGACCACCTGCTCCCGTCGCGACGGCTCCACTGCCGCGGGGGCCTCCGCCCCGCCGTTGGACACCCCCTTCGTCCCGCCCCGCCGCGGCTTGGGAGGTGAGGCGACTTCGGCCTCGGAGGGGGGCTCGTGGCAGACgcgccggccgcggcggcggggcggcggggaggaggctGGCTCGGGGTCGGAGGAGTTGTtatcgggggcggcggcggccggcggcttCGGCTTGATACCGCGCTTGCGCTTGCCGGCGGAGGCGTGCCCGTTGTCCATGGAGACGAGCTAGGGTTTCGTCTCGCCGGAGGCGGAGGCGCGAGACGGCGCGAGACGGCAAAGCTGTTGGCTCGGTCGGAGCTTCGTGTCGGGTGCGATCGGGTTCGAGTCTCGAGGTCTACGTCTAGCACAAACTGGTCCGCGCGGCTGTGGGCGGCGCACTCCGATTACGCTTTCTAGAGGCATTTACGTAATCTCTTCAGCCACTGCTTTTTTTCAGCGGACTCCGCGCCCACTTCTGTGGGCTGAAATTCTAACTGGGCCTAGTGGGCCGAGCTTTGTTATCCTCGCCAGCATATTTAGTACTCCAGAGAGTATAGACTCTCACATATGTATTTGATAACATAAGAAGtatttaatataataaatagtATATACGTGGAGCATATGAGTATATAAAATTATTcaagtggtatgtatattttttaatggtttatacatatttttagtatattaattttatgtacaaatatgaatgtattatcaaaatcaattaaaattgatgaacttttttttaattttttcatgtaattcatattggagtatcttagaatgagtatataagtatactcgtagtgataaaagagtatatctagttttcatatatatatatatatatatatatatatatatatatatatatatatatatatatatatatatatatatatatattcaagaaACCATgtctgtttaaaaaaaatgtatttgtcTATCGTTGTCTGTTCAACGGATGAGAATAAAATCTCGCCTGTTGAACGAGTGAGAACGTGTAGGCCTCGGCGCTCAGTGTATTTAATAACCGGATAGAGGAATATCCCGCACGTTCAGTAAGCGAGAACTTAGTCTCACCCATTGACCTTCGTCTGGCCCGATAAATGAGCGACATCTTTGTTAATATACAGGAGAATaggtatatatataattatttttctaatataacttttgtatatgatgATTTGAAAAACATTGCACATTCATTCGGCGAAAAATGCTAGTTatgcaaatagttgtccaaaGGGTATCACGGAGTGGTTTattctatccttaattttggttTGATGTCATTTCatcgatattttttatttagttgatgtaaaagtgtgtgagttaatttttagtgaagtaacgttgggaggatacaaaatctaatttatcgaacaataatagttgtgaagcacaACTATTATATAATCCGGTATGGAGGTTACATATGCTAATAAATATTATATTGGACATGGGTTTATCGTGGCTGCGCGAATAGACCATAACAAAAAAAGATGACGACAACCAACATTAGCATGTATGGTACGTGTAAAGACTAACCTACTAGTGTTCCACTGCTAAAACTAAAATGCCTTAGGAAATGAAAATAGATCGGATTACAATATATTCTCTAttaagtgcacctaggatatttttcCTTTCGCATAGCATCGGAACCCTCTGCCTTAACACGATGGGTCCTCTCTCATTTCCTTTCCCCCACTGCTTCGCGTGCATTGGCCGCAATGTGCTCCTTCGTTGTCTTCCTcacgcgctcctcctcctgacgcttgagTTGTAGTTCATCccgttgttgctcgtactcccgataTTTGtaagcttgcctcctccaccgtaTACTCATGTCGACCCCCCGCTTCTAGCATATCGAACGGTTGCCAAGCAAACATTGATGGAGAGTTGTGTTAGGGACATGTAAAGCTCCAGCTGCAGATGTCTCTGGCGGTATATCCCCGGCAAAGCTGGTACCATGAGCGGTGGCTACCGCTGCTGGATCATCAGGAATTTCTGTGCCATTTTTTACCACGACGTTTGGATCTACCACCATTGGGTCAGTAGGTGGGATATCGGCTCCTCTGGCCATGAACACAAATCGATCTGTTTAACTGCTCTGGCTGGCAGCGGAGTCGTCATCGCCACCCTCGTCGGTGTTGGTGTCCATACACtcgagaacattaggctccttgggatcccactcgagatgtccaaCCTCGCGGTATGCATCCGATGGCCTGGACTCGATAATACTAGTGCagatcagttcaccttgatggtccTAGCAAAAGATCATAGTTCCAAATGTGATCTTCGATCTGGCTAGGGGCAATTCGAGGGTGATCACTGTTGACCTGAAGTGATCCTAGAAGCAGGCGTTGGAGAATCCAGTGTTGATGTGCACTTGGGACATAGtcgatcctgaaaagcagaatGCCCCTACCTAGTGCACCAATTGTCGAGGATTTATTTCTGACAATGTGTCCAAAAATAATAGGGTTACCTTCATAGATCAAAGATCGAACATGAAGCAAGGCGCAagcgatgtatacaggttcgggcctccggtagaagtaataccctacatccagtgtggatgattatgtgtatatattcactcgagtacaggTAATGGGGCTAACCTATTATAAAGAGTATATAGGATCTAGTCTAACCTAAGGGTAAAGTCGTCGAGTTTCTCCTGAGCTAAGCTCTTGATGTATGCCTCTAGTAGCCGAGAGAAAAAGATAGTCCCCTTGGGGGTTTGGGtcctcgccttatataggggtgatgtgCCGCCTCCTATCCACCCATAATCAATAAAGAATCATTTTCCCTGTTGtataagtagatagatctgtcatggatactagtcttctcgagtttggtaagcaatcgaggccttcctagtatacaccttTTGGATTTCGGGCGTATCAAGTATCACAGATTCGGTTTCataatatccagagttgttaagtatgtACACGGCATACTCCGTTCGTATATGGTatactttttatgagtatataccccatagttagatattcgacactaTCGTAGCTAAACCGCGTCGCTGCCTCCGAGGCTCCCGCTAacgcatccacctccaccagtcGGCACAGCGGAAGTAGGCCAGCAGCACGCAACCTGCAAATGTAATATAGTTAGAGACGAATACCGATAAAAATCGGTATGAAATGTTAAATTTAAAATGGACAAACCTCGGGATCCAGTGCTCGTCAATCCTTATGAGCTCATCCGGCACACAAGGTTATAGTTCCGGGAGCTCCTCAGCCTGCATCGTGGTGTGGTACGAATGCTATCTAATGTCGAGCTCAAGGTAAAGCGGCTTCAAGTGCGCCCTGCaagttcacaagttatttacatttgTATATGCAAAATAAACACAAAGTAAGATTTATAGGAACTAAACAAGTAAacgtccaacatataacatgatataatagattgttcaaatcatacataaatatgtgaATAAATCACAACCTAACACGTTACAAACTTTGCACATAGTGACAGTCTCAGTACTAAAATAGTAAAATACAATattgtgcacatgaatatccatcacaccacaaattacaacattaatcaatCTCAATGAGCTGACAGAGCCGACGACCGACAACCCTAAGGATGTCTCCTATCAACACCAAACCCGGAAGGACCTTCTTCCGCGGGGTTCACACTTGTGACACCAACGATACATTTCTTATAAGTGTGTCCTATTCCATTGCACTTGCTGCACAATTTTACATGACGCCTAGCTTCTGATTCATCTATGTCATTACAAAGCCTCGTAGTTCTGGGTCGTCCCTTCTTCTACTTTATCTTGTCGAGATCAGGGATGAATATACAATCAGGTCTaggttccttcgtgaaagaaaCATAAATCCTGAAACTGTAGACCTCATCGTTCCAGGTGTCGAACAGAGCTTTCTTCTTGAAGTACTCATCGAAAATGATGCACTCAttgataactctctcacgcttgctccctctccttcctttatcCCTGCATAGAATTTTATATTTGTGATGTGCAGTTCCCACGATCTTCACCTGATGCATCTTTATCTTTTCCgtcttgtcttccatgtacttagtcatctttgTCCCATAAATCAGATGAGCATCATTCAGCGATGTGTGCGCTACTGTATAGCGGTCCCTAAAATACTTGCAGATCCCTTGAAGTAGGAACTCTACAATCCCACCAGCAGCAACCCCTCATACCTTTCATTACTcaattgtaaacctctgctaaatttgtagtcataatgtcGCACCTAACCTTGTTTGTGTCATATAGAAGTGCTCACTTCTGCTttcggctcattctcaatccactcgctaaataaCCTAGTAGATGAACAGGTCCTCCGTGTGATGTCAGCTTCATTGTCCATTGGCATGGACTCAAGATGTACTGGTTTGTCCTCTTGTCCGCTAACGGGCCTCCCTGCATGctcatgtgtttgcttcttcgtcaaCTCATCtggtcttccaaagagcatcaaactttcgCTACTGTTTCTGACATCACAGCCTcttaaacatgttcatgaggttcttattCTTAAATCggcggaagaagtttgcacccaaatacctcatgcaccacctactctgtagATCTGGCTACACAGGTTCAATTAAGCAACCGTCTGTTCCATTTTGCAGATCCTTAATTGCCGCAAGCATCCCAGCATGTCGGTTATGTATAAGGCACACTTTCGAtcgagcaccaacaattatcatcctcacacagtacaggaaccaataccaactcctggtgttctcactctctacAAATGCAAATGCCAACTCTCTACAAATGCAAATGCCAACGGtagaacttggttgttcccatcaatCCTAATAGCGGTCAGGATCTGTTTCGTGTACTTGCCAGTAAGAAAAGTGTCGTCGATGCACAAGATAGCCCgataatgcttgaaagcttcgatacatgCTCCTAATGAGAAGAAATATCGCTTCATGGCATACTTGCCAGGTTTTGACAACAATGagtacttatcaatgtcataATACGTCCCTAGGTTCCTTTGAGCAATGGTCTGCAGTAAATGTGGTAGATTGTCATATGACGTTTCGTAGTtcctgaacctcatctcaattgtcATCCTCTTCACCCTCCATGACTTGTTGTAGCTAATAGTGTACTTGTATCCCTTCTCAATTTGCTTGATTATGGACCCTGATTCATAGTTCAGATTGTTCATAATCTGGGTGTATATCACATTGGTGACAAAAGCTGAGATTATGTTCTtgtggctgggctcaagttcgtcTATTATGCAAGTGTGATCGATCATAATtgacacctcccaatagtcaacccacttcacCTTGAAGCCGTGCACCCATCATGGGCAACCTGCCTTCacgcacttgacatcatattcctttttgcttgacttcacaacataaaaTTATTGTCGAAGCGATATCGCCCATTAAGTCACTGTATTcttcatggcctgactggtaggatacctgGCACTctgggtcacctcattctgcgtatactcccAGGCCACCTGATTCCCTCATTCACCACAAAAATGTTGAAGATGGGATTATTCCAGTCCGCGGGAATAGGAGCATCGTTGTCATCACCCGAGATGTCATACTTAGGGGATTCATCAACCTAAAGATCATCCCTCTCCATCTATTTAATCAGAGAATGGATTCGTTCtccctcgtctgcctcaccggtcAGTTCAATCGAATACTTtgatgaatgtgcaccatccaGATCGACTTCATCCTCATACTCTTCCTTATCACCTTCCTCCTCCGCGTATcccccaccctgcatctcccccACTGcatccttattcttccattgcacaagtaATATAGGAGGCCAACCTCTATGCACAACATCCTAcatgtatctctttcacaatgaaTCTTTCCAGAGCGAGTGCACCTACTagtacacaccatctctcaTTCGGTTGCTCACAAATGCTAATGATCATCTCTTAAACCTCgcggtctattttgaaaccccgtaTCAACCAAGCGTATAAGTGTCCAATGTTTTTATGCATAGGTCTCGAGATACCCTTATCCATTGAGTGAAATACGGACAATACTACCCATTCCCgaccatataatatttactATCCCtataaaaatcataaactgCCACATATCCGACATACCTAGTAACCATCGATAAAAACACTAACATTATTATTATTGTGatagaacataaataattatgtaaaactataTTTACAATAAAAAATTGATTACAAATATAGCCAAACATGTAATttatactgcaacaaaatattctcGGGTCGCTatatcaaacacctctaaatcatacatctatAAATACAGTTATAACTACACTAATCATACATCTATTATCTAACATATAtttaaatactacatctaattgctaaaaatgcatataaaaagATCTAATcgctaaactatatctaactctaattctaaaactagatctacattctaacctatgTCTTTCCTCTGACAAcgcttcccctcccctcccctcccctcctctcctctcctctcgacTGTGTTGGTATGAAATGAGTGACTAATATCGGCAGGGCTGGCGCGACCTGATTAAATACCCAAAAGATCTTACCCATTCAATGGGTGAGACCTTTTGCATGAGTTCGCTCGGTGCCATAGCCATAGAGGTTTCGCTCATTCAGCTAGCAAGATCAAGTTCTTGCCCACTGAACAGTTGAGCCTTGTGGCTTACAAGCTCTCGCCATTCAACGGACGATGGTAACCTAtctatacaatttttttaaaatgggcatatattctaaaaaatattaaacataaaaatatatataaaaaatcccTCGCCTTCGGCTTAGCTCCTCCATTGG
The sequence above is drawn from the Phragmites australis chromosome 10, lpPhrAust1.1, whole genome shotgun sequence genome and encodes:
- the LOC133930563 gene encoding protease Do-like 9 translates to MDNGHASAGKRKRGIKPKPPAAAAPDNNSSDPEPASSPPPRRRGRRVCHEPPSEAEVASPPKPRRGGTKGVSNGGAEAPAAVEPSRREQVVKVVEVPAVVEPLRWEQVIKVVPSMDAVVKVFCVHTEPNFSLPWQRKRQYSSSSSGFIIEGRRVLTNAHSVEHYTQVKLKKRGSDTKYLATVLAIGTECDIAMLTVEDDEFWKGVSPVEFGSLPALQDAVTVVGYPIGGDTISVTSGVVSRIEILSYAHGSTELLGLQIDAAINSGNSGGPAFNDRGICVGIAFQSLKHEDAENIGYVIPTPVIKHFIEDYEKSGDYTGFPVLGIEWQKMENPDLCKAMGMKSDQKGVRVRRVEPTAPESGCLQPSDIILSFDGIDIANDGTVPFRHGERIGFSYLVSQKYTGEKACVKVLRKSKFYEFNIKLAIHKRLIPAHIKGRPPSYYIVAGFVFMAVSVPYFRSEYGKDYENDAPAKLLDKHLHAMAQTPDEQIVVLSQVLVADINIGYEEIVNIQVLAFNGTLIKNLRHLVTMVEECNEEFLKFDLDYDQVVALETKTAKAATRDILMTHCIPSAMSKDLKT